One genomic window of Niveibacterium sp. SC-1 includes the following:
- a CDS encoding peroxiredoxin, translating to MSLRINDTAPNFTALTTQGVIDFHTWIGDGWAVLFSHPKDFTPVCTTELGYMAKIEPEFAKRNCKIIGLSIDPVDSHSKWVADIEETQGASVKYPMIGDVDLAVAKLYNMLPAEEPGTSDGRTAATNATVRSVFIVGPDKKIKLMLTYPMTTGRNFDEILRVLDSMQLTAKHKVATPVNWKQGEDVIITTAVSNEDADKIFPGYKTIKPYLRVTKQPG from the coding sequence ATGTCCCTTCGCATCAATGACACCGCGCCGAACTTCACCGCGCTGACCACCCAGGGCGTCATCGATTTCCACACCTGGATCGGCGACGGCTGGGCCGTGCTGTTCTCGCACCCGAAGGACTTCACTCCGGTGTGCACCACCGAACTGGGCTACATGGCCAAGATCGAGCCCGAGTTCGCCAAACGCAACTGCAAGATCATCGGCCTCTCAATCGACCCGGTCGACAGCCACAGCAAGTGGGTCGCCGACATCGAAGAAACCCAGGGCGCCTCGGTCAAGTACCCGATGATCGGCGACGTCGATCTCGCCGTCGCCAAGCTCTACAACATGCTGCCGGCCGAAGAGCCCGGCACCTCCGACGGTCGCACTGCCGCCACCAATGCGACGGTGCGCTCGGTCTTCATCGTCGGCCCCGACAAGAAGATCAAGCTGATGCTCACCTACCCGATGACCACCGGCCGCAACTTCGACGAAATCCTGCGCGTGCTCGACTCCATGCAGCTCACCGCCAAGCACAAGGTCGCCACGCCGGTGAACTGGAAGCAGGGTGAAGACGTGATCATCACGACCGCCGTCTCCAACGAAGACGCGGACAAGATCTTCCCGGGCTACAAGACCATCAAGCCCTACCTGCGCGTGACCAAGCAACCGGGCTGA
- a CDS encoding Crp/Fnr family transcriptional regulator: MIDATTRAIVLQQYPVLRETPDDALDVLMASATHMRVPAGALMFDENQACMGFALLLSGSARVVKAAPNGRELHLYDVVPGEACILTSACLLGKSTYQARCTVVQPAELVVLPPATFKLLFSVSDAFREYVFSRYSERISDLLQLVSAVAFQKLDQRLAAWLVQHPSPIRITHQALADDLGSLREIVSRVLKNFANQGWVELGREQIEVRDAAALRRLSAS; this comes from the coding sequence ATGATCGATGCGACAACGCGGGCCATTGTCCTGCAGCAATACCCCGTCCTGCGCGAAACGCCCGACGATGCGCTCGACGTGCTCATGGCCAGCGCCACACACATGCGGGTGCCCGCGGGCGCGCTGATGTTCGACGAGAACCAGGCCTGCATGGGCTTCGCGCTCCTGCTCTCGGGCAGCGCGCGGGTGGTCAAGGCAGCGCCCAACGGGCGCGAGCTGCATCTCTACGACGTAGTGCCCGGCGAGGCCTGCATCCTCACCAGCGCCTGCCTGCTGGGCAAGTCGACCTACCAGGCGCGTTGCACGGTCGTGCAACCGGCCGAGCTGGTGGTGTTGCCGCCGGCGACCTTCAAGCTGCTGTTCTCGGTCAGCGACGCGTTTCGCGAGTACGTGTTCAGCCGCTACTCGGAGCGGATCTCCGACCTGCTGCAGCTGGTCTCGGCCGTCGCCTTCCAGAAGCTGGACCAGCGCCTCGCGGCCTGGCTGGTGCAACACCCCAGCCCGATCCGCATCACCCATCAAGCGCTCGCGGACGACCTGGGCAGCCTGCGAGAAATCGTCAGCCGGGTGCTCAAGAATTTCGCCAACCAGGGCTGGGTGGAACTGGGTCGGGAACAGATCGAAGTCCGCGACGCGGCGGCCCTGCGGCGGCTCTCCGCATCCTGA
- a CDS encoding LysR family transcriptional regulator — MDRFQAMQVFTRVVDTKSFTMAAQLLDLPRTTVTTTIQSLERGLGTRLLNRTTRRVSVTPDGAAYYERCVRILADVEDADSLFGDASSGPKGRLRVDVPPSIGRLILIPALCEFHSRYPDVELAIGMGDRPVDMAREGVDCAIRVGHLQDSSMIARRIGTFQSVTCAAPSYLERHSLPHSLDDLAEHFAVNYFSSRTGQVIDWDFLIDGESVDVKMRGCISVNDADAYLACGLKGFGLIQPPRFMAQPYLESGELIEILPQLTPSPMPISAIYLQNRHLAPKVRVFVDWVTELFSRCPRLTGIPSDAICPHMVRNAKLNTLRALLEEQNEVESLM, encoded by the coding sequence ATGGACAGGTTCCAGGCAATGCAGGTCTTCACCCGCGTGGTGGATACCAAGAGCTTCACCATGGCAGCCCAGTTGCTGGACCTGCCGCGGACCACCGTCACCACGACGATCCAGTCGCTGGAGCGCGGCCTCGGCACGCGGCTCCTCAACCGCACGACGCGCCGCGTCAGCGTCACGCCCGACGGCGCCGCCTACTACGAGCGCTGCGTGCGCATCCTCGCCGACGTCGAAGATGCCGACAGCCTCTTTGGCGACGCGAGCAGCGGCCCCAAGGGACGACTACGCGTCGACGTGCCGCCTTCGATCGGCCGGCTGATCCTGATCCCGGCCCTGTGCGAGTTCCACTCCCGCTATCCGGATGTGGAGTTGGCGATCGGCATGGGCGACCGCCCGGTGGACATGGCGCGCGAGGGCGTCGACTGCGCGATCCGCGTCGGCCACCTGCAGGATTCGAGCATGATCGCCCGGCGCATCGGCACCTTCCAGTCCGTGACCTGCGCCGCCCCCAGCTACCTGGAGCGCCACAGCCTGCCCCACAGCCTCGACGACCTCGCCGAGCACTTCGCGGTGAACTACTTCTCCTCGCGCACCGGCCAGGTGATCGACTGGGACTTTCTCATCGATGGCGAAAGCGTGGACGTGAAGATGCGCGGCTGCATCTCGGTCAACGACGCAGACGCCTACCTCGCGTGCGGCCTCAAGGGCTTCGGCCTGATCCAGCCGCCGCGCTTCATGGCGCAGCCCTATCTCGAGTCCGGCGAGCTGATCGAAATCCTGCCCCAGCTCACGCCCTCGCCGATGCCGATCTCGGCGATCTATCTGCAGAACCGCCATCTGGCACCCAAGGTGCGCGTCTTCGTCGACTGGGTCACCGAGCTCTTCAGCCGCTGCCCCCGCCTCACCGGCATCCCCTCGGACGCCATCTGCCCGCACATGGTCCGCAACGCGAAGCTCAATACCTTGCGCGCGCTGCTGGAAGAACAGAATGAGGTAGAGAGCCTGATGTAA
- a CDS encoding efflux RND transporter periplasmic adaptor subunit, with protein sequence MNPVRKRVALVATLTAIVVASGGLVALRAHADPKPSIAAVPPAAAVDVAEVRAREIVDWQGFSGRLEAVDRVEIRPLVSGTLTAVHFEDGALVKKGQLLFNIDPRPYQAELSRTQGQLAAAEARTAYTASDLARGERLVVDNAIAKRDLDEKRNAAREAAANLQAAQAAVEAARLNLDYTRITAPVSGRVSRAEVTVGNVVAAGAAAAPLTTLVSIDEVYASFDVDEQTFLKWINPSRASGQGKVPVFLGLANEDGFPREGKVSSVDNRIDVSSGTIRVRAVFKNPDGLLLPGLYARVRLGSGAPREALLIDEKAIGTDQDKRFVLVVEANNHVAYRAIQLGAMHEGQRIVDAGLKPGERVVVNGLQRVRPGDAIAPQLVPMQAEGDAVSGAPKAAEARAGKPAKATI encoded by the coding sequence ATGAATCCCGTACGCAAGCGCGTCGCCCTGGTTGCGACGCTCACTGCCATTGTTGTTGCCAGTGGTGGCCTGGTGGCCCTGCGCGCCCACGCCGATCCGAAGCCCTCCATCGCCGCCGTTCCTCCCGCGGCGGCGGTGGATGTGGCCGAGGTCCGCGCTCGCGAAATCGTTGACTGGCAGGGCTTTTCCGGCCGACTCGAAGCCGTGGACCGGGTCGAGATTCGCCCGCTCGTGTCCGGCACCCTGACCGCGGTGCATTTCGAAGACGGCGCGCTGGTGAAGAAGGGGCAACTCCTCTTCAACATCGATCCGCGTCCCTACCAGGCAGAGCTCTCCCGCACCCAGGGCCAGCTCGCCGCGGCCGAGGCGCGCACGGCCTACACGGCCTCCGATCTAGCCCGTGGCGAACGTCTCGTGGTGGACAACGCCATCGCCAAGCGTGACCTCGACGAGAAGCGCAACGCTGCCCGCGAGGCCGCCGCCAACCTGCAGGCGGCGCAAGCCGCGGTCGAGGCCGCGCGACTGAACCTGGACTACACCCGCATCACGGCGCCGGTGTCCGGCCGCGTCTCGCGCGCCGAGGTGACCGTGGGCAACGTGGTGGCGGCCGGTGCCGCGGCGGCGCCGCTCACCACGCTGGTGTCCATCGACGAGGTCTATGCGTCCTTCGACGTGGACGAGCAGACCTTCCTCAAGTGGATCAACCCCTCGCGTGCCTCGGGGCAGGGCAAGGTGCCGGTGTTCCTGGGTCTCGCCAACGAGGACGGCTTCCCGCGCGAAGGCAAGGTGAGCTCAGTGGACAACCGCATCGATGTCTCCTCCGGAACGATCCGCGTGCGCGCGGTGTTCAAGAACCCGGACGGCTTGCTGCTGCCCGGGCTCTACGCCCGCGTGCGCCTGGGCAGCGGTGCACCGCGGGAGGCGCTGCTGATCGACGAGAAGGCGATCGGCACCGACCAGGACAAGCGCTTCGTGCTGGTGGTCGAGGCCAACAACCATGTGGCCTATCGCGCGATCCAGCTGGGTGCCATGCACGAAGGCCAGCGCATCGTGGACGCGGGTCTCAAGCCGGGTGAGCGCGTCGTGGTCAACGGTCTGCAGCGCGTGCGGCCGGGCGACGCGATCGCGCCGCAGCTGGTGCCAATGCAGGCCGAGGGCGATGCCGTGTCGGGTGCGCCCAAGGCCGCCGAAGCCCGCGCCGGCAAGCCCGCCAAGGCGACGATCTGA
- a CDS encoding multidrug efflux RND transporter permease subunit: MNISRFFIDRPIFAGVLSILILLAGVLAVFQLPISEYPEVVPPSVVVRAQYPGANPKVIAETVAAPLEESINGVENMLYMQSQANSDGNLTVTVNFALGVDPDKAQQLVQNRVSQALPRLPEDVQRLGVTTIKSSPTLTMVVHLISPDNRYDMTYLRNYAVLNVKDRLARIKGVGEVGLFGSGNYAMRVWLDPARVAQRGLTATDVVHAIREQNVQVAAGVIGASPSSPGTPLQLSVNAQGRLKTEAEFQDIVLKTADDGAVTRLGDVARVELAASEYGLRSLLDNKPAVAIPIFQAPGANALNVSDEVRRAMKELAAEFPSSIEYRIVYDPTQFVRASITAVVHTLLEAIALVVLVVIVFLQTWRASMIPLLAVPVSIIGTFSVMLGLGYSINALSLFGLVLAIGIVVDDAIVVVENVERNIAAGLSPREATYRAMQEVSGPIIAIALTLVAVFVPLAFMTGLSGQFYKQFAVTIAISTVISALNSLTLSPALSALLLKSHDAPPDWLTRQMNRTFGGFFAAFNRFFGRSSERYGKGVRGVVGRKAAALSVYAVLLALTAGLSWIVPGGFVPAQDKQYLIGFTQLPSGASLDRTEAVIRRMGDIALKQPGVESAVAFPGLSINGFTNSSSAGIVFVTLKPFDERHDKSLSAGAIAGALNQQFGAIHEAFIAVFPPPPVMGIGTVGGFKMQLEDRGALGYAELNAAANAFMTAARSAPELGPMFSSYQINVPQLNVDLDRVKAKQQGVKVTDVFDTMQIYLGSLYVNDFNRFGRVYQVRAQADAPYRSHAEDILQLKTRNAQGEMVPLSSLVRVSQSYGPEMVVRYNGYTAADINGGPAPGFSSAQAEAAAERIAAQTLPRGVRFEWTDLTYQKILAGNAGVWVFPISVLLVFLVLAALFESLTLPLAVILIVPMSMLAALAGVWLTRGDNNIFTQIGLMVLVGLACKNAILIVEFARELELQGLAPVQAAIEASRLRLRPILMTSIAFIMGVVPLLTSSGAGSEMRAAMGVAVFFGMLGVTLFGLFLTPVFYVVLRTLAGKKKLTSAAAPHAAIATHDAPHDVHAVPQGTQS; this comes from the coding sequence ATGAACATCTCGCGTTTCTTCATCGACCGCCCGATCTTCGCGGGCGTGTTGTCGATACTCATCCTGCTGGCGGGCGTGCTGGCCGTCTTCCAGCTGCCGATTTCCGAGTACCCGGAAGTGGTGCCGCCCTCGGTGGTGGTGCGCGCGCAGTATCCGGGCGCCAACCCCAAAGTCATCGCCGAAACCGTGGCCGCGCCGCTGGAGGAATCCATCAACGGCGTGGAGAACATGCTCTACATGCAGTCGCAGGCCAACAGCGACGGCAACCTCACGGTGACGGTGAACTTCGCGCTGGGCGTGGACCCCGACAAGGCCCAGCAACTGGTGCAGAACCGGGTCTCGCAGGCCCTGCCGCGCCTGCCCGAGGACGTGCAGCGCCTGGGCGTCACGACGATCAAGAGCTCGCCCACACTGACCATGGTGGTGCACCTGATCTCGCCGGATAACCGCTATGACATGACCTACTTGCGCAACTACGCGGTGCTCAACGTCAAGGACCGCTTGGCGCGCATCAAGGGCGTGGGTGAGGTGGGCCTGTTCGGCTCGGGAAACTACGCCATGCGCGTATGGCTGGATCCGGCGCGGGTCGCGCAGCGCGGCCTCACCGCGACCGACGTGGTGCATGCCATCCGCGAGCAGAACGTGCAGGTGGCGGCCGGCGTGATCGGCGCCTCGCCGTCCTCGCCCGGTACGCCCCTGCAGCTGTCGGTGAATGCCCAGGGACGCCTGAAGACGGAAGCCGAGTTCCAGGACATCGTGCTCAAGACCGCCGACGACGGCGCCGTCACCCGCCTGGGCGACGTGGCGCGCGTCGAACTGGCGGCGTCCGAGTACGGCCTGCGCTCGCTGCTGGATAACAAGCCCGCGGTGGCGATCCCGATCTTCCAGGCACCCGGCGCCAACGCGCTGAACGTGTCCGACGAAGTGCGCCGCGCCATGAAGGAGCTGGCGGCGGAGTTTCCGTCCTCGATCGAGTACCGCATCGTCTACGACCCCACGCAGTTCGTCCGCGCCAGCATCACGGCCGTGGTGCACACCCTGCTCGAAGCCATCGCGCTGGTCGTGCTGGTGGTGATCGTGTTCCTGCAGACCTGGCGCGCCTCGATGATCCCGCTGCTGGCCGTGCCGGTGTCCATCATCGGCACCTTCTCGGTGATGCTGGGCCTGGGCTATTCGATCAATGCGCTCTCGCTCTTCGGTCTGGTGCTGGCGATCGGCATCGTGGTCGATGACGCGATCGTGGTGGTGGAGAACGTCGAGCGCAACATCGCCGCCGGACTCTCGCCACGCGAGGCGACCTATCGCGCGATGCAGGAGGTGAGCGGGCCGATCATCGCGATCGCGCTGACGCTGGTGGCCGTGTTTGTGCCGCTGGCTTTCATGACCGGGTTGTCGGGCCAGTTCTACAAGCAGTTTGCGGTGACCATCGCGATCTCGACCGTGATCTCGGCGCTCAACTCGCTGACCCTTTCGCCGGCGCTCTCCGCGTTGCTGCTCAAGAGCCATGACGCACCGCCGGACTGGCTCACGCGGCAGATGAACCGCACCTTCGGCGGTTTCTTCGCGGCCTTCAACCGTTTCTTCGGACGCTCCTCGGAGCGCTATGGCAAGGGCGTGCGCGGCGTGGTCGGCCGCAAGGCCGCGGCCCTGTCGGTCTACGCGGTGCTGCTGGCGCTGACCGCAGGCCTGTCGTGGATCGTGCCGGGTGGTTTCGTGCCGGCGCAGGACAAGCAGTACCTCATCGGCTTCACGCAGCTGCCCAGTGGCGCCTCGCTGGACCGCACCGAGGCGGTGATCCGTCGCATGGGTGACATCGCGCTGAAGCAGCCCGGTGTCGAAAGTGCGGTGGCCTTCCCCGGTCTCTCCATCAACGGCTTCACCAACAGCTCCAGCGCCGGCATCGTGTTCGTCACGCTCAAGCCTTTCGACGAGCGCCACGACAAGAGCCTTTCGGCCGGTGCCATCGCGGGCGCGCTGAACCAGCAGTTCGGCGCGATCCACGAGGCCTTCATCGCGGTCTTCCCCCCGCCACCGGTGATGGGGATCGGCACGGTGGGCGGCTTCAAGATGCAGCTGGAGGATCGTGGAGCGTTGGGATACGCGGAGCTCAACGCCGCGGCCAATGCCTTCATGACGGCGGCACGCTCGGCGCCGGAGTTGGGGCCGATGTTCTCCAGCTACCAGATCAACGTGCCGCAGCTCAACGTGGATCTGGACCGCGTGAAGGCCAAGCAGCAGGGCGTGAAGGTCACCGACGTGTTCGACACCATGCAGATCTACCTGGGCTCGCTCTACGTCAATGACTTCAACCGCTTCGGTCGCGTCTACCAGGTACGGGCCCAGGCCGACGCACCTTATCGCTCGCATGCGGAAGACATCCTGCAGCTCAAGACCCGCAACGCGCAGGGCGAGATGGTGCCGCTGTCCTCGTTGGTAAGGGTGAGCCAGAGCTACGGCCCGGAGATGGTGGTGCGCTACAACGGTTACACCGCGGCCGACATCAACGGCGGCCCGGCGCCCGGCTTCTCCTCGGCGCAAGCCGAGGCCGCGGCCGAGCGCATCGCGGCGCAGACCCTGCCGCGCGGCGTGCGCTTCGAATGGACGGACCTCACCTACCAGAAGATCCTCGCCGGCAACGCGGGTGTCTGGGTCTTCCCGATCAGCGTGTTGCTGGTGTTCCTGGTACTCGCGGCCTTGTTCGAAAGCCTGACCCTGCCGCTGGCCGTGATCCTGATCGTGCCGATGAGCATGCTGGCGGCGCTCGCGGGTGTCTGGCTGACCCGCGGCGACAACAACATCTTCACGCAGATCGGGCTGATGGTGCTGGTGGGGCTGGCGTGCAAGAACGCGATCCTGATCGTGGAGTTCGCGCGCGAGCTGGAGCTGCAAGGCCTGGCACCGGTGCAGGCCGCGATCGAAGCGAGCCGTCTGCGCCTGCGCCCGATCCTGATGACATCGATCGCTTTCATCATGGGCGTGGTGCCGCTGCTCACTTCCAGCGGCGCGGGCTCCGAGATGCGCGCGGCGATGGGTGTGGCGGTGTTCTTCGGCATGCTCGGCGTGACGCTCTTCGGCCTCTTCCTTACGCCGGTGTTCTACGTCGTACTGCGCACCCTGGCGGGCAAGAAGAAGCTCACCAGCGCTGCGGCACCACATGCCGCGATCGCCACCCACGACGCCCCGCACGATGTCCACGCGGTGCCGCAAGGCACGCAGTCCTGA
- a CDS encoding efflux transporter outer membrane subunit: protein MQSLRIPASALLLALLTACSLAPTYEPPQVAEPKAFKEAAVSNGEVLQWQTARPAEAVPRGEWWKAFKDPTLDAFELEALNANQDLKAASARLAQSRTLLRSAQAARLPQADAVFGPSRGKPSPASLGLPAGTDTPISTLWRAEVGVAYEVDLFGRVASSVDAASASVQQSEALFHSFLLALQADVAHAYFLLRELDAETALYASTVELRDRTLKLVQRRFDEGEISELDLARARTELASAQSEALAISRRRAAAEHALAILLGKPPADFAFAPSPITRVQLAVPGGLPSTLLQRRPDIAAAERALAASNARIGEARAAFFPSFVLSASGGYEAAQLSDLLEWSSRTFLVGPAVGAMLALPLFDGGRRQANLDRSKAAYEEDVARYRQTVLSAFGEVEDNLSNLRTLAEQNRVQDEAVAAAARAAQLSRAQYREGAVSYLDVMDADRSVLIQQRVAVQLDGERARATVNLIRAIGGDWSPAEAPVAQEARNKTRVAMP from the coding sequence ATGCAATCACTACGAATCCCGGCCTCTGCGCTCTTGCTTGCCTTGCTGACAGCCTGCTCGTTGGCGCCGACCTATGAGCCGCCGCAAGTTGCGGAACCCAAGGCCTTCAAGGAAGCGGCCGTGTCCAACGGCGAGGTGCTGCAGTGGCAGACTGCGCGACCCGCCGAGGCGGTGCCGCGCGGCGAATGGTGGAAGGCTTTCAAGGACCCGACGCTCGACGCGTTCGAGCTCGAAGCCCTGAACGCCAACCAGGACCTGAAGGCCGCCTCGGCGCGGCTCGCACAGTCACGCACGCTGCTGCGCTCGGCCCAGGCGGCGCGCCTGCCCCAGGCGGACGCGGTCTTCGGCCCTTCGCGCGGGAAGCCGTCGCCCGCCTCGCTGGGCCTGCCCGCTGGCACCGACACGCCGATCTCGACGCTGTGGCGTGCGGAAGTGGGCGTGGCCTACGAGGTGGACCTCTTCGGCCGCGTCGCCTCCAGCGTGGATGCTGCGAGCGCCAGCGTGCAACAGAGCGAGGCGCTCTTCCACTCCTTCCTTCTTGCCCTGCAGGCGGACGTCGCCCACGCTTACTTCCTGCTGCGCGAGCTGGACGCAGAGACGGCCCTGTACGCGAGCACTGTCGAGTTGCGCGACCGCACGCTCAAGCTGGTGCAGCGCCGCTTCGACGAAGGCGAGATCAGCGAACTCGATCTGGCGCGTGCCCGCACCGAACTCGCCTCGGCGCAATCCGAGGCGCTGGCGATCAGCCGGCGGCGCGCGGCGGCTGAGCATGCGCTGGCCATCCTGCTCGGCAAGCCGCCAGCGGACTTTGCCTTCGCGCCTAGCCCGATCACGCGGGTCCAGCTCGCCGTACCGGGTGGCCTGCCATCCACCCTGCTGCAACGCCGCCCCGATATCGCGGCGGCCGAGCGCGCGCTGGCGGCCTCCAACGCGCGCATCGGCGAGGCGCGCGCGGCCTTCTTCCCGAGCTTCGTGCTGAGCGCTTCGGGCGGCTACGAGGCGGCCCAGCTCTCCGACCTGCTCGAGTGGTCCAGCCGCACCTTCCTCGTCGGGCCCGCGGTCGGCGCCATGCTGGCGCTGCCGCTCTTCGACGGCGGCCGCCGCCAGGCCAACCTGGACCGCAGCAAGGCTGCCTACGAGGAAGACGTCGCCCGCTACCGGCAGACGGTGCTCTCGGCTTTCGGCGAGGTGGAGGACAACCTCTCCAACCTGCGCACGCTGGCCGAACAGAACCGGGTGCAGGACGAAGCCGTGGCCGCCGCGGCGCGTGCCGCGCAGCTCTCGCGCGCGCAGTATCGCGAAGGCGCGGTGAGCTACCTCGACGTCATGGACGCCGACCGCAGCGTGCTGATCCAGCAGCGCGTCGCGGTGCAACTCGACGGCGAACGCGCGCGCGCCACGGTGAACCTGATCCGCGCGATCGGGGGCGATTGGTCGCCGGCGGAGGCGCCGGTCGCGCAGGAGGCGCGCAACAAGACGCGCGTCGCGATGCCTTGA
- a CDS encoding ZIP family metal transporter, giving the protein MHSPARPSFYLSPRHAIGLLIVVSGALALCWAFWRELAELPHVGDALAGGLVAAAATALGAVPVMFSRRLPERVEDTLMGFGAGVMLAACSFSLIVPGVAAARALGAGSGLAAAQVGGGILLGAAALLAIDRLVPHEHFIKGVEGPRASRLRRAWLFVFAIALHNVPEGLAIGVAFGGTDPLRASALATGIAIQDLPEGLVVAVALLAAGYGRAFSVTLGMASGLVEPVAAVLGAAVIGLSAALLPYGLAFAAGAMLYVISHEMIPESHRKGHEAFATGGLMVGFVLMMALDTALG; this is encoded by the coding sequence ATGCACTCACCCGCCCGCCCCAGCTTCTACCTCAGCCCGCGTCATGCGATCGGCCTGCTGATCGTCGTGAGCGGCGCGCTCGCCCTGTGCTGGGCGTTCTGGCGGGAACTTGCCGAGCTGCCTCATGTAGGCGATGCCCTCGCTGGCGGCCTCGTTGCCGCAGCGGCGACTGCGCTCGGGGCTGTACCGGTGATGTTTTCGCGGCGCCTGCCCGAACGGGTGGAAGACACGCTGATGGGCTTTGGCGCCGGCGTGATGCTGGCCGCCTGTTCCTTCTCGCTGATCGTGCCGGGCGTGGCTGCTGCCCGCGCCCTGGGTGCGGGCAGCGGGCTCGCGGCGGCGCAGGTCGGCGGCGGCATCCTGCTGGGCGCGGCCGCCCTGCTGGCGATAGACCGCCTGGTGCCGCATGAACACTTCATCAAGGGCGTAGAGGGGCCGCGCGCGAGCCGCCTGCGACGCGCCTGGCTCTTCGTCTTCGCGATTGCGCTCCACAACGTCCCCGAAGGCCTCGCCATCGGCGTCGCCTTCGGTGGGACCGACCCGCTGCGGGCCTCGGCACTCGCCACCGGTATCGCGATCCAAGACCTGCCCGAAGGCCTGGTGGTGGCGGTCGCCCTGCTGGCCGCCGGCTACGGGCGTGCGTTCTCGGTGACGCTGGGCATGGCTTCGGGTCTGGTCGAACCGGTTGCCGCCGTGCTGGGCGCAGCGGTGATCGGACTGTCGGCCGCCCTGCTGCCCTATGGGCTCGCCTTCGCGGCCGGCGCGATGCTCTATGTGATCAGCCACGAGATGATCCCCGAGTCGCATCGCAAGGGGCATGAGGCCTTCGCCACCGGCGGCTTGATGGTCGGGTTCGTACTGATGATGGCGCTGGACACGGCCCTGGGCTGA
- a CDS encoding efflux RND transporter periplasmic adaptor subunit translates to MSLFGNAKTEPVAPQQRKRRRRLRKWLLIGGVAVLLLAGLGYRAAKAPVPVELLTVSAAFPYQGQTVLNATGYVVAQRKAAVASKANGRLVWLGVREGSQVKADEIIARIESADVEATLGQARANVGVARANLGQAEAEAYEAERLLLRSRELSERAFISQASLDEAEARQRRAVAAVASGRASVSAAEAGARAAQVAVDQTAIRAPFDGVVLTKNANVGDVVSSYSAAADSKGAVVTMADMDSLEVEADVSESALGKVKVGQACEIQLDALPEQRFEGELIRLVPTVDRSKASVMSKIRFRVADPRVLPEMSAKVAFLGRRMEPAERTPRTAVHRDALVEEGGAHYVFRVENERAHKLKVTPGAAIGDLVQVPELKPGDRVVRKPDAKLRDGAAVTPAKT, encoded by the coding sequence ATGAGCTTGTTCGGGAACGCGAAGACGGAGCCGGTTGCCCCGCAGCAACGCAAGCGCCGCCGTCGCCTGCGCAAGTGGCTGCTGATCGGTGGTGTCGCGGTGCTCCTGCTCGCGGGTCTGGGCTATCGCGCGGCGAAGGCGCCGGTGCCGGTAGAGCTCCTCACGGTGTCCGCCGCCTTTCCCTATCAAGGGCAGACGGTGCTCAATGCCACCGGCTACGTCGTGGCGCAACGCAAGGCCGCCGTGGCTTCCAAGGCGAACGGGCGGTTGGTGTGGCTGGGCGTGCGCGAGGGATCGCAGGTGAAGGCCGACGAGATCATTGCGCGTATCGAGAGCGCGGACGTCGAGGCGACGCTCGGTCAGGCGCGTGCCAATGTCGGCGTGGCCAGGGCCAATCTCGGGCAGGCCGAGGCCGAGGCCTACGAGGCGGAGCGGCTGCTGCTGCGTTCGCGCGAGTTGTCCGAGCGGGCCTTCATCTCGCAGGCCAGCCTCGATGAAGCCGAGGCCCGCCAGCGCCGTGCGGTGGCGGCAGTGGCCAGCGGCCGCGCCAGCGTGAGTGCGGCCGAAGCCGGGGCGCGCGCGGCCCAGGTGGCGGTGGACCAGACCGCGATCCGCGCGCCCTTCGACGGCGTGGTGCTGACCAAGAACGCGAACGTGGGCGACGTGGTGTCGTCCTATTCGGCTGCGGCCGACAGCAAGGGCGCGGTGGTCACCATGGCGGACATGGATTCACTGGAAGTCGAGGCCGATGTCTCGGAGTCGGCCCTGGGCAAGGTGAAGGTCGGCCAGGCCTGCGAGATCCAGCTCGATGCGCTGCCGGAACAGCGCTTCGAGGGCGAGTTGATCCGCCTGGTGCCGACGGTGGATCGCTCCAAGGCGAGCGTGATGTCGAAGATCCGCTTCCGCGTGGCCGACCCGCGCGTGCTGCCCGAGATGAGCGCCAAGGTCGCCTTCCTCGGCCGTCGGATGGAGCCGGCCGAACGCACGCCGCGCACGGCCGTGCACCGCGATGCGCTGGTGGAGGAAGGCGGCGCGCACTATGTGTTCCGCGTCGAGAACGAGCGCGCGCACAAGCTCAAGGTCACCCCGGGCGCCGCCATCGGCGATCTGGTCCAGGTGCCGGAGCTCAAGCCTGGCGATCGGGTCGTGCGCAAGCCGGATGCGAAGCTGCGCGACGGGGCGGCCGTCACCCCGGCGAAGACATGA